From the genome of Pseudomonas helvetica:
GTCGCTGCCGCTGATTTACCACGAAGACTACAGCCCCGAGTTCCCGGCGGAACATCGCTTTCCCATGGACAAGTTCCGACTGCTGCGCGATCACCTGGTGGACTGTGGCCTGACCGCTGATCACCAGTTATTGCGCCCGGAAATCTGCCCCGCCGAGATTCTCGCCCTCGCCCATGACCCTGTGTATATCGAACGCTATATGAGCGGCGAGTTGTCCCGCGAAGACCAGCGGCGGCTCGGCCTGCCGTGGAACGAAGCGCTGGCGCGACGCACCGTGCGCGCGGTCGGCGGTTCATTGCTGGCCGCCGAGCAGGCGCTGGAACACGGCATGGCCTGCCATCTGGCCGGCGGCACGCATCACGCCCATTACGATCACCCGGCGGGCTTCTGCATCTTCAATGACCTGGCAGTAATCAGCCATTACCTGCTGGAAAGCGGTCGCGTCGGTCGGGTACTGATCTTCGATTGCGACGTGCATCAAGGCGATGGGACCGCACGCATACTGGAACATACCCCGGACGCGGTGACGGTTTCCCTGCATTGCGAAAAGAACTTTCCTGCACGCAAGGCCAAAAGCGATTGGGACATTGCGCTGCCCATGGGCATGGGCGACGAGGATTACCTGAAAGTCGTCGATGACGCGCTGAATTA
Proteins encoded in this window:
- a CDS encoding histone deacetylase; its protein translation is MSLPLIYHEDYSPEFPAEHRFPMDKFRLLRDHLVDCGLTADHQLLRPEICPAEILALAHDPVYIERYMSGELSREDQRRLGLPWNEALARRTVRAVGGSLLAAEQALEHGMACHLAGGTHHAHYDHPAGFCIFNDLAVISHYLLESGRVGRVLIFDCDVHQGDGTARILEHTPDAVTVSLHCEKNFPARKAKSDWDIALPMGMGDEDYLKVVDDALNYLLPLYQPDLVLYDAGVDVHKDDALGYLKLTDEGVAARDESVLRHCLGRDIPVVGVIGGGYSKDRQALARRHGILHHSAQRVWQSSGCH